Proteins encoded in a region of the Haloglomus salinum genome:
- a CDS encoding DUF4013 domain-containing protein produces the protein MFEESINYPREGGDSWKTIAIGGVLGILSFLVVPVFLVLGYGARVLRDAADDPGTESAPVFDDWGELLVDGLKLFVVSLAYLLVPLVIFGVTTGGLVVAILTGSQSLTAGAILGALGGFVVAGLLTLLIYYFLPAALTFVAMSGSVADGFAIGRIRALVTTREYAVRWLVALGVLVVVGAITSVLSATGIGALVVPFVSFYGMVSAYYLYGGAVGVVEPGADEADPDPTAGQAI, from the coding sequence ATGTTCGAGGAATCCATCAACTATCCGCGAGAGGGAGGGGACAGCTGGAAGACTATCGCCATCGGTGGGGTTCTGGGAATCCTGTCGTTCCTGGTCGTTCCCGTGTTCCTGGTGCTGGGCTACGGGGCACGTGTCCTCCGGGACGCGGCGGACGACCCCGGGACCGAGAGCGCCCCCGTCTTCGACGACTGGGGCGAGCTGCTCGTGGATGGCCTGAAGCTGTTCGTGGTCTCGTTGGCCTATCTCCTCGTGCCCCTGGTCATCTTCGGCGTCACCACCGGTGGGCTGGTCGTCGCGATCCTCACCGGGAGTCAGAGCCTGACCGCCGGGGCTATCCTCGGTGCCCTCGGCGGGTTCGTCGTCGCCGGCCTCCTGACCCTGCTCATCTACTACTTCCTGCCGGCGGCACTGACGTTCGTGGCGATGTCGGGGAGCGTGGCCGACGGGTTCGCAATCGGGCGTATCCGCGCGCTCGTGACGACCCGCGAGTACGCCGTCCGCTGGCTCGTCGCGCTGGGCGTCCTCGTCGTCGTCGGCGCCATCACCAGCGTCCTCAGTGCAACCGGCATCGGCGCGCTGGTCGTCCCGTTCGTCTCGTTCTACGGGATGGTCTCGGCGTACTACCTGTACGGTGGAGCGGTCGGCGTCGTCGAGCCGGGGGCCGACGAGGCGGATCCGGACCCCACTGCCGGACAGGCCATCTGA
- the rqcH gene encoding ribosome rescue protein RqcH, translating to MEQKRALTSVDCAALVRELRSYRGAKLDKAYLYEDDLVRLKLRDFDAGRLELLAEVRDPKRVHLVDPERVPDAPGRPPNFAMMLRNRLSGADLVDVRQFEFDRIISVEFERDDENTTLVFELFGDGNVAVLDPEREVVSSLDTVRLKSRTVAPGSTYDFPDSRFDPLEADQEAFARRMDQSDSDIVRTVATQLNFGGLWAEELCRRAGVEMVKDIAAAEREEYDALYDAWDRLRARIKEGDLDPRVYTEAVEDAAEGGKAEEEPPRRVVDVTPVPMEEHEAEGLHAEAFDDFNEALADYFHRLEHESVGAGEGGGGGGRDRPDFESEIAKHERIIEQQENAIEEFEEQAQQEREKAELLYANYDLVDDVLSTVRAAREEDRAWDAIEERFAEGAEQGIPAAEAVVGVDGAEGTVTLALDDHEVTVEVADGVEKNADRLYTEAKRIADKKEGAQAAIEDTREDLEAVKRRREEWQARDEEEEVDDQEGDGDDEVSDAEWLQRSSIPIRSDEQWYERFRWFHTSDGFLVIGGRNADQNEELVKKYMDRGDLFFHTQAHGGPVTILKATGPSEAATDIDIPQRSKEEAAQFAVAYSSVWKDGRFAGDAYMVDPDQVSKTPESGEYLEKGGFAVRGDRTYFEDVEAEVAVGIQVEPESRVVGGPPAPIEERTVTSVRLEPGQYAQNDIAKMVYRKFRERFADQSFVRKVASADRVQEFCPPGGSTVVDE from the coding sequence ATGGAGCAGAAACGCGCCCTGACCAGCGTGGACTGTGCGGCGCTGGTCCGCGAACTCCGGAGCTACCGGGGGGCCAAGCTGGACAAGGCCTACCTGTACGAGGACGACCTCGTCCGGCTGAAGCTGCGGGACTTCGACGCCGGCCGCCTCGAACTACTGGCGGAGGTACGCGACCCGAAACGGGTCCATCTCGTCGACCCCGAACGCGTTCCGGACGCGCCGGGGCGGCCACCGAACTTCGCGATGATGCTGCGCAACCGTCTGTCGGGTGCCGACCTCGTCGACGTACGCCAGTTCGAGTTCGACCGCATCATCAGCGTGGAGTTCGAGCGCGACGACGAGAACACGACGCTGGTCTTCGAGCTGTTCGGTGACGGCAACGTCGCGGTGCTGGACCCCGAGCGCGAGGTCGTCTCCTCGCTCGACACCGTCCGGTTGAAGTCCCGGACCGTCGCTCCGGGCTCGACCTACGACTTCCCCGACTCCCGGTTCGACCCCCTCGAAGCCGACCAGGAGGCGTTCGCCCGACGGATGGACCAGTCGGACTCGGACATCGTCCGCACCGTCGCGACGCAGCTCAACTTCGGGGGCCTCTGGGCCGAGGAGCTCTGCCGGCGCGCCGGCGTCGAGATGGTCAAGGACATCGCGGCCGCCGAGCGCGAGGAGTACGACGCCCTCTACGACGCCTGGGACCGCCTCCGGGCCCGCATCAAGGAGGGCGACCTCGACCCGCGCGTGTACACGGAAGCGGTCGAGGACGCGGCCGAGGGTGGGAAAGCGGAGGAAGAACCGCCCCGCCGCGTCGTGGACGTGACGCCCGTCCCGATGGAGGAACACGAGGCCGAGGGGCTCCACGCCGAGGCGTTCGACGACTTCAACGAGGCGCTGGCGGACTACTTCCACCGACTGGAACACGAATCGGTCGGCGCGGGAGAGGGTGGCGGTGGTGGCGGACGTGACCGCCCGGACTTCGAGTCGGAGATCGCCAAACACGAGCGCATCATCGAGCAGCAGGAGAACGCCATCGAGGAGTTCGAGGAGCAGGCCCAGCAGGAGCGCGAGAAGGCCGAACTGCTGTACGCCAACTACGACCTCGTCGACGACGTGCTCTCGACCGTGCGCGCGGCCCGCGAGGAGGACCGCGCCTGGGACGCTATCGAGGAGCGGTTCGCCGAGGGCGCCGAGCAGGGCATTCCGGCCGCGGAGGCCGTCGTGGGCGTGGACGGAGCCGAGGGGACCGTTACGCTCGCGCTGGACGACCACGAGGTGACCGTCGAGGTCGCGGACGGCGTCGAGAAGAACGCCGACCGGCTCTATACCGAGGCCAAGCGCATCGCCGACAAGAAGGAGGGCGCACAGGCCGCCATCGAGGACACCCGCGAGGACCTCGAGGCGGTGAAGCGGCGCCGCGAGGAGTGGCAGGCCCGCGACGAGGAGGAGGAGGTCGACGACCAGGAGGGGGACGGGGACGACGAGGTGAGCGACGCGGAGTGGCTCCAGCGGAGCTCCATCCCCATCCGGAGCGACGAGCAGTGGTACGAGCGGTTCCGCTGGTTCCACACCTCCGACGGCTTCCTCGTCATCGGTGGGCGCAACGCCGACCAGAACGAGGAACTCGTCAAGAAGTACATGGACCGCGGAGACCTGTTCTTCCACACGCAGGCCCACGGCGGCCCAGTCACGATTCTGAAGGCGACCGGCCCGAGCGAGGCCGCGACGGACATCGACATCCCACAGCGATCGAAGGAGGAGGCCGCACAGTTCGCCGTCGCCTACTCCTCGGTCTGGAAGGACGGCCGCTTCGCGGGGGACGCCTACATGGTCGACCCCGACCAGGTGTCGAAGACGCCCGAATCCGGCGAGTACCTGGAGAAGGGCGGCTTCGCCGTCCGTGGCGACCGCACCTACTTCGAGGATGTCGAGGCGGAGGTCGCCGTCGGCATCCAGGTCGAACCCGAATCGAGGGTCGTCGGCGGCCCGCCCGCCCCCATCGAGGAGCGGACCGTGACCAGCGTTCGCCTCGAACCCGGGCAGTACGCCCAAAACGATATCGCGAAGATGGTCTACCGGAAGTTCCGCGAGCGCTTCGCCGACCAGTCGTTCGTCCGGAAGGTCGCCAGCGCCGACCGCGTCCAGGAGTTCTGTCCGCCCGGCGGCTCCACGGTAGTCGACGAGTAG
- a CDS encoding MTH865 family protein: MADKENVRQQFREAFEGADYPVNSPMDLVPALPNGPGTTFEIGDETITAMELNQEASGQADYPYDSVDELVDALVDGMEDEGYF; encoded by the coding sequence ATGGCGGACAAGGAGAACGTACGACAGCAGTTCCGTGAAGCGTTCGAGGGTGCGGATTACCCCGTCAACAGCCCGATGGACCTCGTGCCGGCCCTGCCGAACGGCCCCGGCACGACGTTCGAGATCGGCGACGAGACCATCACCGCGATGGAGCTCAACCAGGAGGCCTCCGGGCAGGCCGACTATCCCTACGATAGCGTCGACGAGCTGGTCGACGCCCTCGTCGACGGGATGGAAGACGAAGGCTACTTCTAG
- a CDS encoding AMP-dependent synthetase/ligase — protein MQDLDGTIGYGRGEPDWLRAEREYDDEVIGDDTLGELFVASARRNGRRDAQWYKGGVYDRTMAGVAYPEALDGEFASLTYADMLDVVQNLSAGFVDIGVEHGDRVGMFANTRMEWAQCDFALLSAGATVTTVYTESEPPRVQYLLGDPGATGVVCENAELLSRVVEVEDELDVEFAVVMDEFEAPETDLDVYSLADVYERGQSAFDEDAFEARLDACELDDLASLVYTSGTTGDPKGVMLTHGNFRANVNQVRKRFGPRPDKDEDTPVIDRNTRTLSFLPLAHVFERLAGHFSMFATGGTVAYAESPDTVGDDLEKVQPSGATSVPRVYERIFDQMREQASGSDVKERIFQWSLDVARDYGRIKRDPDEEPDLGLRVKHAIADKLVYSDVREGVGGRIDSFISGGGSLSKELAQMFDGMDIPINEGYGLTETSPVVSTNPAEAPKHGTLGPPVVDCEVTVDESVVSQERRENADGQVGELLVRGPNVTQGYWNKPEATEDAFTEAEDGGDPWFRTGDIITIDEDGYLVYTDRLKTLVVLDTGKNVAPQPIEDEFSTSERVEQVMVTGDDEKFIGAIIVPNFEQVRRWADKQGIDLPDDSEGICEDDRVREYIEEEVDRVNAEFPKHSRIKQFELVPVEWTAENDYLTPSMKKKRRAIRDGFQEYIDSIYED, from the coding sequence ATGCAGGACCTGGATGGGACCATCGGATACGGACGGGGGGAGCCGGACTGGCTCCGCGCAGAACGGGAGTACGACGACGAGGTCATCGGCGACGACACGCTGGGCGAGCTCTTCGTCGCCAGCGCCCGCCGGAACGGCCGCCGGGACGCACAGTGGTACAAGGGCGGGGTCTACGACCGCACGATGGCCGGTGTCGCCTACCCGGAGGCGCTCGACGGCGAGTTCGCCTCGCTCACGTACGCGGATATGCTGGACGTGGTCCAGAACCTCTCGGCCGGCTTCGTCGACATCGGCGTCGAGCACGGCGACCGCGTCGGGATGTTCGCCAACACGCGGATGGAGTGGGCCCAGTGTGACTTCGCACTGCTGTCGGCCGGCGCGACCGTCACGACGGTCTACACGGAGTCCGAGCCGCCGCGGGTGCAGTACCTGCTGGGCGACCCCGGTGCGACGGGGGTCGTCTGCGAGAACGCGGAACTGCTGAGCCGGGTCGTCGAGGTGGAGGACGAACTGGATGTCGAGTTCGCCGTCGTGATGGACGAGTTCGAGGCGCCGGAGACGGACCTCGACGTGTACTCGCTCGCGGACGTGTACGAGCGCGGGCAGTCCGCCTTCGACGAGGACGCGTTCGAGGCGCGTCTCGACGCCTGCGAACTCGACGACCTCGCCTCGCTGGTCTACACCTCCGGGACGACCGGCGACCCGAAGGGCGTGATGTTGACCCACGGGAACTTCCGCGCGAACGTCAACCAGGTCCGCAAGCGCTTCGGCCCCCGGCCCGACAAGGACGAGGACACGCCGGTCATCGACAGGAACACCCGCACGCTCTCCTTCCTGCCGCTGGCGCACGTCTTCGAGCGGCTGGCCGGGCACTTCTCGATGTTCGCGACCGGCGGCACCGTCGCGTACGCCGAGTCGCCGGACACGGTGGGCGACGACCTGGAGAAGGTCCAGCCCTCGGGCGCGACCAGCGTCCCGCGCGTCTACGAGCGCATCTTCGACCAGATGCGCGAGCAGGCCTCCGGGTCCGACGTGAAAGAACGCATCTTCCAGTGGTCGCTCGACGTGGCCCGCGACTACGGCCGTATCAAGCGCGACCCCGACGAGGAACCGGACCTCGGCCTGCGCGTCAAGCACGCCATCGCCGACAAACTGGTGTACAGCGACGTCCGCGAGGGCGTGGGCGGGCGCATCGACTCGTTCATCTCCGGTGGCGGCTCGCTCTCGAAGGAACTCGCCCAGATGTTCGACGGGATGGACATCCCCATCAACGAGGGGTACGGGCTGACCGAGACCTCGCCCGTCGTCTCTACGAACCCGGCCGAGGCGCCCAAGCACGGCACACTGGGCCCGCCGGTCGTGGATTGTGAGGTGACGGTCGACGAGTCGGTCGTCAGCCAGGAGCGCCGCGAGAACGCCGACGGGCAGGTGGGCGAACTGCTCGTCCGCGGGCCGAACGTCACGCAGGGCTACTGGAACAAGCCCGAGGCGACCGAGGACGCGTTCACCGAGGCCGAGGACGGCGGCGACCCGTGGTTCCGGACCGGCGACATCATCACGATCGACGAGGACGGCTACCTCGTCTACACGGACCGGCTGAAGACGCTGGTCGTGCTGGACACCGGGAAGAACGTCGCTCCACAGCCCATCGAGGACGAGTTCTCCACCTCCGAGCGCGTCGAGCAGGTGATGGTGACCGGCGACGACGAGAAGTTCATCGGCGCCATCATCGTCCCGAACTTCGAACAGGTGCGCCGCTGGGCCGACAAGCAGGGTATCGACCTCCCCGACGACAGCGAGGGCATCTGCGAGGACGACCGCGTCCGCGAGTACATCGAGGAGGAGGTCGACCGCGTCAACGCCGAGTTCCCGAAGCACTCCCGCATCAAGCAGTTCGAACTCGTCCCGGTCGAGTGGACCGCCGAGAACGACTACCTCACGCCGTCGATGAAGAAGAAACGCCGCGCCATCCGCGACGGCTTCCAGGAGTACATCGACAGCATCTACGAGGACTGA
- a CDS encoding helix-turn-helix domain-containing protein, producing MRYVDFLLIPRGRYLHPAVAAVADDPDVHREAIHHFNVLEDGSAVVLLEFSGDADRLEELVGDDPDIISYDLSVSETGIFSYSRITADEELQQLYSVPQRRELVLDTPMRYTDRGALEVRAIGNQRAIREAIKDVPDGLGLKFLSTGEYDPEQSESGDQLTERQREILRTAVEMGYYEEPRQTNYQELADELDLSSGTVGEHLRKIESTVLKRLVP from the coding sequence ATGAGGTACGTCGATTTTCTACTCATCCCGCGGGGTCGATATCTCCACCCGGCCGTCGCGGCCGTCGCCGACGACCCCGACGTGCACCGGGAGGCCATCCACCACTTCAACGTCCTCGAAGACGGCTCCGCGGTCGTGCTGCTGGAGTTCTCCGGCGACGCCGACCGGCTGGAGGAGCTCGTCGGCGACGACCCGGACATCATCTCGTACGACCTCTCGGTCTCGGAGACGGGCATCTTCTCGTACTCGCGCATCACCGCCGATGAGGAGCTCCAGCAGCTGTACAGCGTGCCCCAGCGTCGCGAGCTGGTGCTGGACACGCCGATGCGCTACACCGACCGCGGGGCGCTGGAGGTCCGGGCCATCGGCAACCAGCGTGCCATCCGCGAGGCCATCAAGGACGTGCCCGACGGGCTGGGGCTGAAGTTCCTCTCGACCGGCGAGTACGACCCCGAACAGTCCGAGTCCGGCGACCAGCTCACCGAGCGCCAGCGGGAGATCCTCCGGACCGCGGTCGAGATGGGCTACTACGAGGAGCCCCGGCAGACCAACTACCAGGAACTCGCCGACGAACTGGACCTCTCCTCGGGGACGGTCGGCGAGCACCTCCGGAAGATCGAGTCGACGGTGCTGAAGCGGCTCGTGCCGTAG
- a CDS encoding pyridoxal-phosphate-dependent aminotransferase family protein, whose translation MQRPQVGELSPPDRLLMGPGPSEVHPRTLRAMAAPPVGHLDPAFLDVMDETQELLRYVLQTDNKWTIPVSGTGSAAMEAAIGNLTRPGDTVLVPSNGYFGGRMAAMVRRAGGDPVRVDAPWGEPLDPDDVQAAFAEHDPDLFGFVHAETSTGVRQPDVPALTDIAHDNDALVVADVVTSLGGVEFRMDDWGVDAAYSAGQKCLSCPPGASPLSLNHAAMERVQSREERPRSWYLDLTLLDDYWGEERAYHHTAPVSNVYALRESLRLVAEEGLEDRWARHERVAGALREGLAAMGLAPVAEPDWWLPSLNTARLPEAAHVEPGDVIDRMLEEHGIEIAGGLGDLAGEVLRVGCMGHGATPDNVTALVAALGDSLLALGVDVDADAGLATVRESLRSN comes from the coding sequence ATGCAACGCCCACAGGTCGGCGAACTGTCGCCACCGGACCGCCTGCTGATGGGTCCCGGCCCGAGTGAGGTCCATCCGCGCACCCTCCGCGCGATGGCGGCCCCGCCCGTCGGCCACCTCGACCCCGCGTTCCTCGACGTGATGGACGAGACCCAGGAGCTGCTGCGCTACGTCCTCCAGACCGACAACAAGTGGACCATCCCGGTTTCGGGCACCGGGAGCGCGGCGATGGAGGCCGCCATCGGCAACCTCACGCGCCCCGGTGACACCGTTCTCGTGCCCTCGAACGGCTACTTCGGTGGCCGGATGGCCGCGATGGTCCGGCGTGCCGGTGGCGACCCCGTGCGGGTCGACGCGCCCTGGGGCGAACCGCTCGACCCCGACGACGTGCAGGCGGCCTTCGCCGAGCACGACCCGGACCTGTTCGGGTTCGTCCACGCCGAGACCTCGACGGGCGTCCGCCAGCCCGACGTGCCCGCACTCACCGACATCGCCCACGACAACGACGCGCTCGTCGTCGCGGACGTGGTCACCTCGCTGGGCGGCGTGGAGTTCCGGATGGACGACTGGGGTGTCGACGCCGCGTACTCGGCCGGGCAGAAGTGCCTCTCCTGTCCGCCGGGTGCGTCGCCGCTCTCGCTCAACCACGCGGCGATGGAACGGGTGCAGTCCCGCGAGGAGCGCCCGCGCTCGTGGTATCTCGACCTCACGCTGCTGGACGACTACTGGGGTGAGGAGCGGGCCTACCACCACACTGCGCCCGTCTCCAACGTGTACGCGCTGCGCGAATCGCTCCGACTCGTCGCCGAGGAGGGCCTCGAAGACCGGTGGGCCCGCCACGAGCGCGTCGCTGGCGCGCTCCGCGAGGGCCTGGCCGCGATGGGGCTCGCCCCCGTCGCCGAGCCGGACTGGTGGCTCCCCTCGCTCAACACCGCCCGCCTCCCCGAGGCCGCCCACGTCGAACCGGGCGATGTCATCGACCGGATGCTGGAGGAGCACGGAATCGAGATTGCCGGCGGCCTCGGCGACCTCGCGGGCGAGGTGCTGCGTGTGGGCTGTATGGGCCACGGCGCCACGCCGGACAACGTGACCGCACTCGTGGCCGCGCTGGGCGACTCGCTGCTCGCGCTGGGCGTCGACGTCGACGCCGACGCCGGACTCGCGACCGTCCGCGAGTCGCTGCGGAGCAACTAG